A genomic region of Lonchura striata isolate bLonStr1 chromosome 8, bLonStr1.mat, whole genome shotgun sequence contains the following coding sequences:
- the FAM171B gene encoding protein FAM171B isoform X2, whose translation MPGTCGRLSALLPGLAAALLPALLVLMMGRPPPAAAAATRPQQQRAALPGGAPAPASGSVFTLKVQVNDIISHQYLPQAVVEVFVNYTLTNSTLTGNNGAVLVKVPYKLGLSLTIVSYKDGYLLTPLPWKTARMPIYSSVTLSLFPQSQANIWLFEDTVLITGKLSDAKSQPSVQFPKSLMKLPTNHFANFTAYLTVPEQFLKVDSFLYTTGIILNKSGFKSMELTPLAAICVNVLLAGKELNIKGPIQVTLPLPTTTVKSGDAVPAWTFDMKIGAWVNRGLGMVKEVDGQLVWTYNAQHLGYWIAAPLPGTRESIISAVSKDITAYHTVFLTAILGGTVVIIIGFFAVLLCYCRDKCRQTQKKEKNSTKLEVIKKDQTTSTTHINHISAVKGSLKLEDKSQLYTPKISSYSPQRRLSIDTEDGKSQDNFKIYSEDASYQSSCQTGQAGNSAHSVEPGAGVRLLQQPKHSNSTISQAPRDIPDQNRYLSLKEEIYGLSHIPEHLMHIYNQPIAILQTSDLFHSPEQLHPAKSATLPRKGQLVYGPLMEPMNRDSYMQTLPKMPVHSHPQPSACRDESSALDGEEGLPSQASNWGRYTNSLLESVSVPGTLNEAVVMAPFSSELQGISEQTLLELSKGKPSPHPRAWFVSLDGKPIAQVRHSFIDLKKGKKTESNDTSLDSGVDMNEHHPNRKLEREKTFIKSMPHSKILYLEDLDLSGSESGTTVCTPEDQAVRHIMEGGTGPVLEQHNEEGLRKKSLPGSHESGIPSAKKRDRPPLMKRDSKTNIWKKREERPLIPIN comes from the exons atgccgggcacctgcgGGCGCCTCTCCGCGCTGCTCCCGGGGCTGGCGGCCGCGCTGCTGCCCGCGCTGCTGGTGCTGATGATGGGgcggccgccccccgccgccgccgccgccacccgCCCGCAGCAGCAGCGAGCGGCGCTGCCCGGGGGCGCCCCCGCCCCGGCATCAG GATCCGTTTTCACCCTGAAAGTTCAAGTAAATGACATCATCAGCCACCAGTACCTGCCACAAGCAGTGGTAGAGGTGTTTGTTAACTACACCCTGACAAATTCCACTCTTACTGGGAACAATGGAGCAGTGTTGGTAAAAGTCCCCTACAAATTAGGATTAAGTTTAACTATTGTCTCATACAAGGATGGCTACCTGCTGACACCTTTGCCTTGGAAGACTGCGAGGATGCCAA TATATTCATCTGTGACGCTCTCATTATTCCCACAAAGTCAAGCTAATATATGGCTGTTTGAAGATACTGTCTTAATTACTGGAAAACTGTCTG ATGCCAAATCTCAACCGAGTGTTCAGTTTCCAAAATCTTTAATGAAGCTTCCAACAAATCATTTTGCAAATTTTACAGCCTATCTGACAGTGCCAGAGCAATTTTTGAAAGTGGACAGCTTTCTCTATACAACAGGAATTATTCTAAATAAATCAG GTTTCAAAAGCATGGAATTAACTCCTCTCGCTGCCATATGTGTAAATGTTCTTTTGGCTGGGAAAGAACTGAACATAAAGGGTCCCATTCAGGTTACACTTCCTCTTCCCACAACTACTGTAAAATCAGGAGATGCTGTACCTGCCTGGACATTTGATATGAAAATTG gtgCTTGGGTAAACCGTGGGCTAGGAATGGTGAAGGAAGTGGATGGCCAGTTGGTTTGGACATACAATGCTCAGCACTTGGGCTACTGGATAGCAGCTCCACTGCCTGGAACAAGAG AATCCATTATCAGTGCTGTTTCCAAGGACATAACAGCCTATCACACAGTGTTCCTTACGGCCATACTGGGAGGAACAGTTGTCATTATCATTggattttttgctgttcttCTTTGTTACTGCAG GGATAAGTGTCGTCAGacacagaagaaggaaaaaaactcaaCCAAGCTGGAGGTCATAAAAAAAGACCAGACAACGTCAACAACTCACATAAATCACATCAGTGCTGTCAAAGGGTCTTTAAAGCTAGAGGATAAGTCACAGTTATATACACCGAAGATTTCTTCATACAGCCCTCAAAGGAGGCTGTCCATAGACACAGAAGATGGAAAATCACAAGACAATTTTAAAATCTACTCAGAGGATGCTTCGTATCAGTCGTCCTGTCAGACTGGTCAGGCAGGAAATTCAGCCCATTCAGTGGAGCCTGGTGCTGGAGTGAGGCTTTTACAGCAGCCAAAGCACAGTAACAGTACTATTTCCCAGGCTCCTAGGGACATTCCAGACCAAAACAGGTACCTTTCCCTGAAAGAAGAGATCTATGGGCTTTCCCATATCCCAGAACATCTAATGCATATTTACAATCAGCCTATTGCTATTCTTCAAACCTCAGACCTTTTCCACTCCCCAGAGCAACTGCATCCTGCTAAATCGGCAACTTTGCCAAGGAAAGGGCAGCTGGTGTATGGCCCCTTGATGGAACCCATGAATCGTGACAGTTACATGCAAACGCTCCCCAAAATGCCAGTGCACTCTCATCCCCAGCCTTCTGCCTGCAGAGATGagagcagtgccctggatggTGAAGAGGGCTTGCCTTCCCAAGCATCCAACTGGGGCCGGTACACCAACAGCTTATTGGAATCTGTCTCTGTTCCTGGGACACTGAATGAAGCAGTTGTAATGGCTCCGTTTTCATCCGAACTTCAAGGGATTTCAGAGCAAACATTGCTGGAGCTCTCTAAAGGAAAACCATCTCCACATCCTCGAGCGTGGTTTGTGTCCCTGGATGGAAAGCCAATTGCTCAAGTGAGGCATTCTTTCATTGATCtgaaaaagggcaaaaaaactGAGAGTAATGATACTAGTCTGGACTCTGGTGTGGACATGAATGAGCATCATCCTAACAGGAAactggagagagagaaaacttTCATTAAAAGTATGCCACATTCTAAGATTCTTTACTTGGAAGATCTGGATCTGAGTGGCAGTGAAAGTGGGACCACTGTTTGCACTCCAGAGGACCAGGCTGTGAGACACATTATGGAAGGAGGGACCGGGCCAGTCTTAGAACAACATAATGAGGAAGgtctaagaaaaaaatctctaccAGGAAGTCATGAATCTGGTATCCCTTCTGCTAAAAAAAGGGATAGACCACCTCTCATGAAAAGAGATAGCAAAACCAATATCtggaagaaaagagaggagaggccGCTTATTCCTATAAATTAA
- the FAM171B gene encoding protein FAM171B isoform X1, giving the protein MPGTCGRLSALLPGLAAALLPALLVLMMGRPPPAAAAATRPQQQRAALPGGAPAPASGTETFSASGTEIFPSSGSVFTLKVQVNDIISHQYLPQAVVEVFVNYTLTNSTLTGNNGAVLVKVPYKLGLSLTIVSYKDGYLLTPLPWKTARMPIYSSVTLSLFPQSQANIWLFEDTVLITGKLSDAKSQPSVQFPKSLMKLPTNHFANFTAYLTVPEQFLKVDSFLYTTGIILNKSGFKSMELTPLAAICVNVLLAGKELNIKGPIQVTLPLPTTTVKSGDAVPAWTFDMKIGAWVNRGLGMVKEVDGQLVWTYNAQHLGYWIAAPLPGTRESIISAVSKDITAYHTVFLTAILGGTVVIIIGFFAVLLCYCRDKCRQTQKKEKNSTKLEVIKKDQTTSTTHINHISAVKGSLKLEDKSQLYTPKISSYSPQRRLSIDTEDGKSQDNFKIYSEDASYQSSCQTGQAGNSAHSVEPGAGVRLLQQPKHSNSTISQAPRDIPDQNRYLSLKEEIYGLSHIPEHLMHIYNQPIAILQTSDLFHSPEQLHPAKSATLPRKGQLVYGPLMEPMNRDSYMQTLPKMPVHSHPQPSACRDESSALDGEEGLPSQASNWGRYTNSLLESVSVPGTLNEAVVMAPFSSELQGISEQTLLELSKGKPSPHPRAWFVSLDGKPIAQVRHSFIDLKKGKKTESNDTSLDSGVDMNEHHPNRKLEREKTFIKSMPHSKILYLEDLDLSGSESGTTVCTPEDQAVRHIMEGGTGPVLEQHNEEGLRKKSLPGSHESGIPSAKKRDRPPLMKRDSKTNIWKKREERPLIPIN; this is encoded by the exons atgccgggcacctgcgGGCGCCTCTCCGCGCTGCTCCCGGGGCTGGCGGCCGCGCTGCTGCCCGCGCTGCTGGTGCTGATGATGGGgcggccgccccccgccgccgccgccgccacccgCCCGCAGCAGCAGCGAGCGGCGCTGCCCGGGGGCGCCCCCGCCCCGGCATCAGGTACCGAAACATTCTCTGCATCAGGTACCGAAATCTTCCCTTCATCAG GATCCGTTTTCACCCTGAAAGTTCAAGTAAATGACATCATCAGCCACCAGTACCTGCCACAAGCAGTGGTAGAGGTGTTTGTTAACTACACCCTGACAAATTCCACTCTTACTGGGAACAATGGAGCAGTGTTGGTAAAAGTCCCCTACAAATTAGGATTAAGTTTAACTATTGTCTCATACAAGGATGGCTACCTGCTGACACCTTTGCCTTGGAAGACTGCGAGGATGCCAA TATATTCATCTGTGACGCTCTCATTATTCCCACAAAGTCAAGCTAATATATGGCTGTTTGAAGATACTGTCTTAATTACTGGAAAACTGTCTG ATGCCAAATCTCAACCGAGTGTTCAGTTTCCAAAATCTTTAATGAAGCTTCCAACAAATCATTTTGCAAATTTTACAGCCTATCTGACAGTGCCAGAGCAATTTTTGAAAGTGGACAGCTTTCTCTATACAACAGGAATTATTCTAAATAAATCAG GTTTCAAAAGCATGGAATTAACTCCTCTCGCTGCCATATGTGTAAATGTTCTTTTGGCTGGGAAAGAACTGAACATAAAGGGTCCCATTCAGGTTACACTTCCTCTTCCCACAACTACTGTAAAATCAGGAGATGCTGTACCTGCCTGGACATTTGATATGAAAATTG gtgCTTGGGTAAACCGTGGGCTAGGAATGGTGAAGGAAGTGGATGGCCAGTTGGTTTGGACATACAATGCTCAGCACTTGGGCTACTGGATAGCAGCTCCACTGCCTGGAACAAGAG AATCCATTATCAGTGCTGTTTCCAAGGACATAACAGCCTATCACACAGTGTTCCTTACGGCCATACTGGGAGGAACAGTTGTCATTATCATTggattttttgctgttcttCTTTGTTACTGCAG GGATAAGTGTCGTCAGacacagaagaaggaaaaaaactcaaCCAAGCTGGAGGTCATAAAAAAAGACCAGACAACGTCAACAACTCACATAAATCACATCAGTGCTGTCAAAGGGTCTTTAAAGCTAGAGGATAAGTCACAGTTATATACACCGAAGATTTCTTCATACAGCCCTCAAAGGAGGCTGTCCATAGACACAGAAGATGGAAAATCACAAGACAATTTTAAAATCTACTCAGAGGATGCTTCGTATCAGTCGTCCTGTCAGACTGGTCAGGCAGGAAATTCAGCCCATTCAGTGGAGCCTGGTGCTGGAGTGAGGCTTTTACAGCAGCCAAAGCACAGTAACAGTACTATTTCCCAGGCTCCTAGGGACATTCCAGACCAAAACAGGTACCTTTCCCTGAAAGAAGAGATCTATGGGCTTTCCCATATCCCAGAACATCTAATGCATATTTACAATCAGCCTATTGCTATTCTTCAAACCTCAGACCTTTTCCACTCCCCAGAGCAACTGCATCCTGCTAAATCGGCAACTTTGCCAAGGAAAGGGCAGCTGGTGTATGGCCCCTTGATGGAACCCATGAATCGTGACAGTTACATGCAAACGCTCCCCAAAATGCCAGTGCACTCTCATCCCCAGCCTTCTGCCTGCAGAGATGagagcagtgccctggatggTGAAGAGGGCTTGCCTTCCCAAGCATCCAACTGGGGCCGGTACACCAACAGCTTATTGGAATCTGTCTCTGTTCCTGGGACACTGAATGAAGCAGTTGTAATGGCTCCGTTTTCATCCGAACTTCAAGGGATTTCAGAGCAAACATTGCTGGAGCTCTCTAAAGGAAAACCATCTCCACATCCTCGAGCGTGGTTTGTGTCCCTGGATGGAAAGCCAATTGCTCAAGTGAGGCATTCTTTCATTGATCtgaaaaagggcaaaaaaactGAGAGTAATGATACTAGTCTGGACTCTGGTGTGGACATGAATGAGCATCATCCTAACAGGAAactggagagagagaaaacttTCATTAAAAGTATGCCACATTCTAAGATTCTTTACTTGGAAGATCTGGATCTGAGTGGCAGTGAAAGTGGGACCACTGTTTGCACTCCAGAGGACCAGGCTGTGAGACACATTATGGAAGGAGGGACCGGGCCAGTCTTAGAACAACATAATGAGGAAGgtctaagaaaaaaatctctaccAGGAAGTCATGAATCTGGTATCCCTTCTGCTAAAAAAAGGGATAGACCACCTCTCATGAAAAGAGATAGCAAAACCAATATCtggaagaaaagagaggagaggccGCTTATTCCTATAAATTAA